GGCGACACCGTTCAAGATGGTGACCGAGTCGACGCTGAGCGTGGTCCTGGTCGGGGCTGCGGTCGAGACGGCCGCCGAGAGCCAGTCCGAGGGCCCGTCCAGCAGCGCCTTGACCAGGGCCGACGCCACGTTCCCGGGTGCTCGCAGGTCGGGCAGGTAGATGGGCTGCGGCGCGAGGGCGCCGGTGGCCCCGATGAAGTAGAGGTCGTAGCTGCGGTACAGGGTCTCGAACGCGCTGTCCCGGACGAACAGGCCCGAGAGCTGGTTCGCGATGCGCCACTCACCGTTCTCGCGCTCGAGCTGGAACACGAGGTCGAGGTCGACGGCCTGGGTCCGGAAGGTGTGCTCCTGGTCCAGCGCGCCCAGCACCTTGCCCTTGAGCCGGACCGCGTCGTCCCCCTCCTGCGTCGTCGATCCGCTGAAGATCGTCACGCCCTGGTCGGTGCTCCAGCTGGCGGCGGCGGCCTGGGTCATGAACTGCCGCGCGACGGAGTACCCGGGCTGGTAGTTGGCGTTCGCCCGCAGGAAGCCCTCGACGACCTGGCTGGCCGAGTCGCCCGCGGTCGGGGGCGCGACCTCGACGTTGACGCAGCTCTGGCACGCCGGTTGCTGTCCCTCGACCCGGTCCACGGGGCCGGAGGTGGGGATGTTCACGCAGCCGGCCAGCCCCGCCAGGGCGAGCCCGAGCAGGACGACCAGCAGGCGCTGGACCGGTCTCATGATCCGCCCCGGCCCTGGTCGCTCCCGCTCGTGGCCAGCGGACCACCGAGGACCAGGGTCTCCGGCGCTCCCACGGTCGGGCCCGGGAGCGCGGCGTCGGCCGCCGCCTCGGCGCGGACCGGGTCACTGGGCCCCAGGTAGTCCCGCGGCACCATCGGCAGCGGGGAGCTCTGCAGGATCGTCCCGGCGGTGCGCGGCAGGGTGAGCCGGAACTGGGCGCCCTGACCGGGTCTCCCCCACGCCGTCAGCCAGCCGCCGTGCAGGTTGGCGTCCTCCATCGAGATGGACAGCCCCAGCCCGGTCCCGCCGACCGTGCGCGCCCGCGCCGGGTCGGCGCGCCAGAAGCGGTGGAAGACCTGCTTGGCCTGGCTGGCCTGGAAGCCCACCCCGTGGTCGCGGACCGCCACGGCCACCGCCTCCTCGTCGCCGGCGATGAGGATCTCGATCGGGTTGGTCTCGGCGTGCTCGATGGCGTTGACCAGCAGGTTGCGCAGGATCCGCTCGATCCGGCGGACGTCGACCTCGGCGATGGCCTCCCCGGTGGCGTGCACGACCACGGTCGTGCGGTTCGACGCGGCCAGCGCCGCGTTGGCCTCGACCACCCGGGCGACGACGCCGCGCAGGTCGACGGCGCTGAGCGCCAGCTCGGCCGCGCCCGCGTCGAAGCGGGAGATCTCCAGCAGGTCGCTGAGCAGCGACTCGAACCGGTCGAGCTCGTTCTGCAGCAGCTCGGTGGACCGCGCCGCGATGGGGTCGAAGTCCTCCCGGGCGTCGTGCAGCACCTCGGCAGCCATCCGCACGGTGGTCAACGGGGTCCGCAGCTCGTGGGAGACGTCGGAGACGAAGCGCTGCTGGACGGCGGACAGCTCCTCGAGGGTGTTGATCTGCTTCTGCAGCTCGCTGGCCATGTAGTTCATCGAGACGGCCAGCCGGGCCAGGTCGTCGGTGCCGCGGACCTGCATCCGGTCGTGCAGGTTCCCCGACGCCAGGCTCTCGGCCGCCTGGCGGGCGGCCCGCACCGGCGTCACCACCTGACGGCTGACCAGGGCGGCGATCAGGGTGAGCAGCACGATGAGGATGGCGCCGGTGGTGACGACGGCGTTCCGCAGCACCCGGAGGGTGGTGACCTCCTGGGTCAGCGGGAAGATCAGGTACATCTGGTAGCGGCCCACCCCCGGCAGGGTGAGAGCGCTGCCGGCCGCCAGGCCGGGCTCAGCGGGTTGCCCGTTGCGCCAGTGGACCTCCGTGGGGGTGATCAGCAGGTCGTTGCTCTCGTTGACCTGCTTGACCAGCTCCGACGGGATGCTGTCGACCGCCACCTGACCCGCGGTCAGCGTCTGGCTGCGCGCCAGCACCACCACCTCGTACTGGCTGGTGCCACCCCCGCGGTTCGCGAACCCGTTCGCAAGGTCGTAGAGCAGGGTGTCGACGGTGCCGTCGTCCCCGGTCAGGTTGGCGTTGTTCAGCGTCTGCTGAGCCCGGTTCACCGCCTGCCGCGCCTCGTTCTCCGCGACCTCCTGCTTGCTCTTCATCACCCCCGACGTCGCCTGCTGCATCAGCAGGAACCCGCTCAGCACCAGCACGACGAGGGAGGCCACCAGCACGGACGCGATCACCCGGAACGGCAGCGAGCGCCACCACAGGGCGGCCGGCAGCCGCCACCAGACGACGGCGGTCCGTCGGCTGGGGGCGGCGGTCAGGCCGGGGACGCTCACGCCTCAGCCCGCCCTCGAGAGGGTGGTCATCTCAGGTCCGGACGGTCTCGCCGGCCTTGTAGCCGATGCCGCGGACGGTGACGACGATCTCGGGGTGCTCCGGGTCGCGCTCGATCTTGGACCGCAGCCGCTGCACGTGGACGTTGACCAGGCGCGTGTCGGCGGCGTGCCGGTAGCCCCAGACCTGCTCCAGCAGCACCTCACGGCTGAACACCTGCCAGGGCCGGCGCGCCAGCGCCAGCAGCAGGTCGAACTCCAGCGGCGTGAGCTGGATCGGCGTGCCGTCCCTCTTGACCGAGTGGCCGTCGACGCTGATGGAGAGGTCGCCGATCTGCAGCGT
The window above is part of the Friedmanniella luteola genome. Proteins encoded here:
- the mtrB gene encoding MtrAB system histidine kinase MtrB translates to MSVPGLTAAPSRRTAVVWWRLPAALWWRSLPFRVIASVLVASLVVLVLSGFLLMQQATSGVMKSKQEVAENEARQAVNRAQQTLNNANLTGDDGTVDTLLYDLANGFANRGGGTSQYEVVVLARSQTLTAGQVAVDSIPSELVKQVNESNDLLITPTEVHWRNGQPAEPGLAAGSALTLPGVGRYQMYLIFPLTQEVTTLRVLRNAVVTTGAILIVLLTLIAALVSRQVVTPVRAARQAAESLASGNLHDRMQVRGTDDLARLAVSMNYMASELQKQINTLEELSAVQQRFVSDVSHELRTPLTTVRMAAEVLHDAREDFDPIAARSTELLQNELDRFESLLSDLLEISRFDAGAAELALSAVDLRGVVARVVEANAALAASNRTTVVVHATGEAIAEVDVRRIERILRNLLVNAIEHAETNPIEILIAGDEEAVAVAVRDHGVGFQASQAKQVFHRFWRADPARARTVGGTGLGLSISMEDANLHGGWLTAWGRPGQGAQFRLTLPRTAGTILQSSPLPMVPRDYLGPSDPVRAEAAADAALPGPTVGAPETLVLGGPLATSGSDQGRGGS